tagctttattttagcaaaacatcTTACGTTACAATAAACTTATGTTccatattgcaatcaaagaacaattttggccttaaataaaatagagaatatactagacaacttataagtaatttgtctgctgatgtatgcagtaacatattgtcatttctcattcaattatgttgtcaacatgataaaggacaagctgtaaaaattgattgttaatctacttgttcatttactgttaatatctggttattttctgtttcattatgttctatctacacttttgttcaaatgtaataatcacttattcttctgtttggatactttacattagtttcagatgataccacaaatttaggtattgatccaataccaagtagttaaaggattattcatacattggtcataacgtatgtcctcatgtgcccagggacatatttaatgtgtttataaacatatgaatttcaaaaaaaagaaaaaaagattttgacgataaaaaatatagatgtaatcatagtagtatcaactacatACGCTATATGTTGATTACGCTAACCCTAATTAACATATTTGGAAGTGTAGTTTACATATAAGttcaaataatataaatagtacTTTAAAATATGTCATTTCATACTATTAAAGATAAACCTATACTCACCACCAGGCTGATTTTAATAACTTCTCTAGGGGAATCGTCCGCAGGTCTTTTTGTGACATCAGTCTGTGAGGGCACTTTACTCTGGGAAGAGTTGTTTAAAATccctgttttgcttggtttttcatGTCTGGGAAATACAATGGTGGTTGAGAACTTAGCAGCTTTCCTTTGCTTGGGTGGTCGAAGTAGAGATGACAAACTCTCTGATGAGCATCGATGCCTTGTCTTGATGTAGCTCAAAGCGGAGCCTGCCTTGACCTCAATTTTGTTTGACATGTGCTTCTTTGGAGTCAGTTCAGAATCTTTCTTCCCACTTTTAGCAGAAGGTTTTTCAGAGGATGAAATTCGGTCGCCGGTGCACTGAGCTGGAATGTCTACTTTTTGGCTTGAAGCTGTGTGCGCTTTCTCAGAACTGACAGTGCTGCAACACGGTGTTTGAGCAATTTTACTTGCTGGGCTGGATATGCTACTTTTACCTTTTTCATTCCCCACAGTATATTTGGGTGACTGTATGATTGTCACACCCAAGTGAACAGCCCTTGGAATGACTTGTTTCTGCACATTTATTTCCCTTCTAGCAGTGGCAGGCAAAAAGGCAGCCGCTCTTCCTATTCTGCTATTGGTACATCTAGTACCAATGGGGTTGCTGTGCAAATGTGCTTGCAATTGCTTGTGTTGTGGAGAAGATCTTGAATCCACAGTTCTTGTCACAACTTTAGATTTTACATTCCTCAAGTCTGATTTAGGACACTTCTTAATctcattttgttttactttgcttGGAGACGGTGATAATCCTACAGCCAAATTCTGTGTGGGAGTGACAGATGTTTGTTGTTTTTCAACTGGTAATGATCTTGGACTTTCATTATCTTCAAAGCAAGTAGATTCTAAATGTGAGGGAAGTATTTTAGTGCCAGTGTTTGGTTCCGGTGTAGAAGTCTTACTATTTTGCATAACTGCCATTGTGGGCACAAAGGTTGTGCCCTTTTCTGGCGTGAATTCTGCAGAGAAATGTGCCACCTCTGCTTCCATGCATGTCAATTGCACCTGTTTCTTATCATCTGGAGAGGCTCCGCACAGAAACGTCATAAAAAGATCTCCCGGATTTCCACCTGGCCGAACCCCAGGAGAGGGCGCTGTACTCAAACTGTCTTCCTCAGGGAGCTCCCAGTTGTCTGCCAGGATGAAGGTCTTGCCAAGGTATGGGTTCCCAAGGGTCACCTCAGCTACATTCTCACACACATCTGGCAAGGTGAGTGTGCTCAAAATCTTGGATTCATCAAGAAATTCGGCATGCGCTGTGGCTGGTGAGATGGACGAGTCATcgaaggaagaaaacacagaaagGGACTGGTCTGCCAAACAAAAACTGTTGCTCCTCATCACCATTTCCCCAGAGCTCATCGAGCAGCAGTTATTCTCAGTTGATCCATGCTGAGAAATGTCACATGAACTTTGTTGGCTTTCTTCCCCTATCCCAGCAGAGGCAACATCCCCCTTATTACAACCGAAAGACAGGTACTCTTCGGTCTCTTGATTGTCTTGGGAGCTCAAGTTTTTATTGCAGAAATTCACATGATCTTCGAGAAGGGTGTTGATACATGTTTGGGACAGCCTTATGCTTGAGTCACAGAACAAATTATCCTGTCGTGGAGGAGTGATTTGCAAGCTATCCAAAAGAAAGCCTTCAGTGATACAATGGTCCGGCATGTGGATGTCTGGTGAGCTGCTGGTTTCTCTATTAGTCGATACACTACTGGAGGAGTTTGGTGATGGAGAAAGGGATCCATTGTTGTAAGGACTCTCAGATGAGAGAACAAGCTGCATGTCCCTGTGGGGCAGAGGAACTGTAGCAATGTGTTCATTGCAAGACATATCAAATGTTGATTTAGGCATTGATGGTTTGGATAGGGTTATATCTTGAAAATTCCAAAGTTTTACAGTCGATCAGGCAAGTTGATCTTCAATGAACATctgtcaagacaaaaaaaatatatatcagcaGTATCTATACAAAATTAATAAGAACACTCAAGATGATCATTGAAAGCTTATTTAGTTTCTACTGCTGTGTCAAGCTTTAAGTAAGAGATACAAATATACTTCAATAGGCTTTATATTTAGGACCTGCTCATGTCAGTGCTGATCGTAGTAAGAGTAGCTGGATGAGCAAATTATTCATgaataaattacattaaaaatgcAAAGGTCCTTGGGATTATTTCTGAGCAACATCAACATCTAACACATATCTAATTACCACTATTGTTTCATTTCAGTAGTTgcacaacatttctaaaaaaaaaaaaaaaatcactagatGTTTACTTTGAGCCACCAGCAGTACACATCAAAATGAGATTAAGACACTATATTATAGATTTGCGTGTATTAAATCACGTGCCAACTTGATAGCACAAGCGAATCTGATCTACTAAGTTTGTGCGCAGAGGAGAATATCTCTCAAGTGAACAAAATAAAGAACGCAATGGCCAATTTATTAAGCATGTCTGTCTTCATAAAAATGCAGAGCATAAACTGATcatcagaacacccacaatactggacGGAGAATTACACAATGTGATTTACCAAGACTAAATACATGCAAAAAGTATGTGGAATATGGTATTTGCTCAAAAATGGTCAGTGAGAAAGGAGTTGATCACTCTACAGCTCCGTCGTacatatgcttgtcaacatatatggactgccaaaaataaaaatacaagatATTGTCCATTCAGCCATATCATTTACTAATTttaaagctgctggatgacttaaaggggtcctattatgcaaaaccaactttcttTTTTTACCTGTTGGCGcctgttttgtgtatttctgattcccataagtcccgaaaatttgagatCAAACCCCAATCtaaacgagccatttggaatttgagtaGTGTTATGTCAGCGGATAACAAATGCAaagatttacccgaagagctttgcacaAGTCCGCCATTATAGTTCGGATttgtataaaacaaaacaaatgtatgtGTTTCGGTGTTTAATgtcgtttcttcttttttttttatggcgttcgttttttcatatacagtatacgCAAAAAAACTTCTTGCAATAAGCATTTTCTTACGTCTGGAACATTCTTCCAGGCGCTTGCAGTTAGCGCCAGCATCTCCCATCTCGCGGGCTAAGCATATGAGTTTctttgtagatgcactgcagaaCATCTTCTAAAATGCCCTGAAAATGTGGTACATAATAGTCTGCGGCACCATGGCAAAATATTAaccaccacaccttaaaaattagggtCTTTAATATAAAATcaaattaaagtaatacattgtatgaattgatatacagtcgtggtcaaaagtttacatacacttgtaaagaacataatgtcacggctgtcttgagtttccaatcatttctacaactcttacttttttgtgatagagtgattggagcacatacttgtttgtcaaaaaaaaaaataattcatgacgtttggttcttttttgaatttattatgggtctactgaaaacgtGACCAAATttgctgtgtcaaaagtatacatacagcaacatacattataatttttggtgatgtagaacagttacaatcaaatcaaattagctacatggcatggcctcttaacttcatgtgagtgattatgattgacgacaccttttgacttctctgagcccatttaaatagggctcatgtgatgcagtcattagactcggttacaaacgcgacaatgggaaagtcaaaggaactcagcagagatctgaaaaaacaaatcattgacttgaacaagtcaggaaagtcacttggagccatttcaaagcagcttaaggtcccaagagcaactgtgcacacAATATATAAAATGCATGGCACAGTtgtgtcactgccacgatcaggaagaaaacgcaagctatcacctgctgctgagagaaaattggtcaggatgaacaagagtcaaccgagaaccaccaaaaagcaggtctgcaatgaattggaagctgctggaacacaggtgtcagtgtccacagtcaagcatgttttgcatcgccatggactgagaggctaccatgcaagaaggaagcccttgctccagaagcgacaccttaaggctcgtctaaagtttgctgctgatcacatggacaaagataagaccttctggaggaaagttctgtggtcagatgaaacaaaaatgtagctgtttggccagcaatatgtttggaggagaaaaggtgaggcctttaatcccaggaacaccaattcctaccgtcaagcatggtggtggtagtattatgctctgggcctgttttgctggcaatggaactggtgctttacagagtaaatgggacaatgaaaaaggaggattaccttcaaattcttcaggacaacctaaaatcatcagcctggaggttgggtcttgggaacagttgggtgttctaacaggacaatgaccccaaacacacgacaaaagtggtaaaggaatggctaaatcaggctagaattaaggttttagaatggccttccgaaagtcctgacttaaaccccattgagaacatgtggacaatgctgaagaaacaagtccttgtcagaaaaccaacacatttagctgaactgcaccaattttgtcaataggagtggtcaaaaattcaacaagaagcttgccagaagcttgtggatggctaccaaaagcgccttgttgcagtgaaacttgccaagggacatgtagctaaatactaacattgctgtatgtttacttttaactcagcagatttggtcacgttttcagtagactcataataaattcataaaagaaccaaacaatgttttttgtgacaaacatgtatgtgctccaatcactctatcaccaaaaaataggagttgtagaaatgattggaaactcaagacagccatgacattgtcttttaaccacgactgtatatacatatatttacacatacagtacaggccaaaagtttggacacaccttctcattcaatgtgttttcatgactatttacgttgtagattgtcactgaaggcatcaaaactaagaatgaacacgtggagttatgcacttcacaaaaaaaggtgaaacacaTTTTATATTCTAGGTtcatcaaaatagccaccctttgcgctgattactgctttgcacactcttggcattctcccgatgagcttcaagaggtagtcacctgaaatggttttcacttcacaggtgcttgaagctcatcgagagaatgccaaaagtgtgcaaagcagtaatcagagcaaaaggtggctattctgaagaaactagaatataaaacatgttttcagttatttcacctctttttgttaagtacataactccacgtgttcattcatagttttgatgccttcagtgacaatctacaatgtaaatagtcatgaaaataaagaaaacgcattgaatgagaaagtgtgtccaaacttttggcctgtactgtaaatatatatttacacacacacacacacacacacacacacacacacacacacacacacacacacacacacacacacacacacacacacacacacacacacacacacacacacacacacaccccaagcCCCCCCTTAACCCCGGTAGAGAAAAAATCCTGGGTCTACACGAACAAAGACAAAGTAAGATGGAGCATATCAAATCACCAGTCAAATTAAATGAATGGTTGGAGAAGGCAGATTCCTGCATGTGCATTTAATTAAGCTTCAAGTACATTTAAGGTAAaacgaaaaaacaccaaaaatgattatTGTGATAGCACTTTTTCATACTATATGGATCTTTCTAACTTATTTACTCACACATTTGTTTGCAAACTCAAAGAGCGCATGTGGAAAACACTCTTCTAGATGGATGGGAGCAAAGTCCTGCACAATCTGTTGCAACAAGTGCAGTGATCCGGAGAGCAACCTTCTCAGGGACAAGGCACACTAACTACAGACTAAAACAACTTTGTCTGAGCACTTGattatttctctctctctctctctctctctctctctctctctctctctctctcaattcACAATTCTAAAACAACAAGAAATGGAAATTGTTCTGGTAAAAAAACAGCCAAAATACTAAACACACATTTATCCAAGTGAACATTTATATTGTGCGTGTGATACAATGTAATATTTACCCAGCCTTAAGCATGTATACAATCACTTTAAATGTGAGATGGACAGCGCTCACAGTTATATAACTAAGTTTAATACAATCTACAAATTTCCACAAGTGTTGgggtttatttttaaacaaagttaCACAAAGTGACACCGCCCCCTCCAAAAAAAGTTATTGATGGTGATAAGGTAAGTATGTTAAACCTTGGTAGGAGGTTTTCCTCCATGACCAAGGAACTTTATGTATGCATTAGGGAACGAAGTCAAGGCAGATAAGCCACACAATTAAACATGCAAGACAAAATGCAGTTCCAAAAAGAGATAAGAGTATT
Above is a window of Nerophis lumbriciformis linkage group LG35, RoL_Nlum_v2.1, whole genome shotgun sequence DNA encoding:
- the mtus1a gene encoding microtubule-associated tumor suppressor 1 homolog A isoform X1, which codes for MPKSTFDMSCNEHIATVPLPHRDMQLVLSSESPYNNGSLSPSPNSSSSVSTNRETSSSPDIHMPDHCITEGFLLDSLQITPPRQDNLFCDSSIRLSQTCINTLLEDHVNFCNKNLSSQDNQETEEYLSFGCNKGDVASAGIGEESQQSSCDISQHGSTENNCCSMSSGEMVMRSNSFCLADQSLSVFSSFDDSSISPATAHAEFLDESKILSTLTLPDVCENVAEVTLGNPYLGKTFILADNWELPEEDSLSTAPSPGVRPGGNPGDLFMTFLCGASPDDKKQVQLTCMEAEVAHFSAEFTPEKGTTFVPTMAVMQNSKTSTPEPNTGTKILPSHLESTCFEDNESPRSLPVEKQQTSVTPTQNLAVGLSPSPSKVKQNEIKKCPKSDLRNVKSKVVTRTVDSRSSPQHKQLQAHLHSNPIGTRCTNSRIGRAAAFLPATARREINVQKQVIPRAVHLGVTIIQSPKYTVGNEKGKSSISSPASKIAQTPCCSTVSSEKAHTASSQKVDIPAQCTGDRISSSEKPSAKSGKKDSELTPKKHMSNKIEVKAGSALSYIKTRHRCSSESLSSLLRPPKQRKAAKFSTTIVFPRHEKPSKTGILNNSSQSKVPSQTDVTKRPADDSPREVIKISLVTESGRAPGSSLDQTKSKARGQTVPRQSRATSLFQPPTASQSIRQRQGSSSNVDFRVSKGVVGTPQSKQNSIAGSQRTQATGEQSLAPASSASVKYQLNGPRPAQTPSRPSLMGPLLTPASRLPRKTLLTSRSQHVGSVGSDQNEASGGTPHRQIPLKTVVPKPRLISNPVKNNGTTSVKMCSTVVPPATNTNKGSCTSTVSLLKRALSSRLTHPTPSRAVDKNKAKASCRQQPPLQQVETSQSKQNTGRPDVVPPSLPQGDTKDQRIQHLTELLAASSCRFEAVTVVLQKTLAERDESMGRCKELSEELVSLRGELVCSVKSFEQLEKEKQDLQNALDNTMERLQKQHQKDLEDMEHRLQVFYQVECDKIHLSYQEEANKCRALLQQQMEALEVSHKSMKVELEKGHVEQLQCVKQQHEQSLQELGNIHNQQLESLEASLKDAEAALSARIEVLTQENAAMIEKLTAEENKRIELAESQKDSHTVYLEQELESLKVVLDIKNKQLHQQEKKMMEIDKLMEKNVKLDESLKRVQQENEDLKARMERHAALSRQLSTEQAVLQQSLQKESKVNKRLSMENEELLWKLHNGDVSSPNKMSPTSTSPSHSFSFQSPRSPGACFSPPFSPR
- the mtus1a gene encoding microtubule-associated tumor suppressor 1 homolog A isoform X2, which produces MPKSTFDMSCNEHIATVPLPHRDMQLVLSSESPYNNGSLSPSPNSSSSVSTNRETSSSPDIHMPDHCITEGFLLDSLQITPPRQDNLFCDSSIRLSQTCINTLLEDHVNFCNKNLSSQDNQETEEYLSFGCNKGDVASAGIGEESQQSSCDISQHGSTENNCCSMSSGEMVMRSNSFCLADQSLSVFSSFDDSSISPATAHAEFLDESKILSTLTLPDVCENVAEVTLGNPYLGKTFILADNWELPEEDSLSTAPSPGVRPGGNPGDLFMTFLCGASPDDKKQVQLTCMEAEVAHFSAEFTPEKGTTFVPTMAVMQNSKTSTPEPNTGTKILPSHLESTCFEDNESPRSLPVEKQQTSVTPTQNLAVGLSPSPSKVKQNEIKKCPKSDLRNVKSKVVTRTVDSRSSPQHKQLQAHLHSNPIGTRCTNSRIGRAAAFLPATARREINVQKQVIPRAVHLGVTIIQSPKYTVGNEKGKSSISSPASKIAQTPCCSTVSSEKAHTASSQKVDIPAQCTGDRISSSEKPSAKSGKKDSELTPKKHMSNKIEVKAGSALSYIKTRHRCSSESLSSLLRPPKQRKAAKFSTTIVFPRHEKPSKTGILNNSSQSKVPSQTDVTKRPADDSPREVIKISLVTESGRAPGSSLDQTKSKARGQTVPRQSRATSLFQPPTASQSIRQRQGSSSNVDFRVSKGVVGTPQSKQNSIAGSQRTQATGEQSLAPASSASVKYQLNGPRPAQTPSRPSLMGPLLTPASRLPRKTLLTSRSQHVGSVGSDQNEASGGTPHRQIPLKTVVPKPRLISNPVKNNGTIVPPATNTNKGSCTSTVSLLKRALSSRLTHPTPSRAVDKNKAKASCRQQPPLQQVETSQSKQNTGRPDVVPPSLPQGDTKDQRIQHLTELLAASSCRFEAVTVVLQKTLAERDESMGRCKELSEELVSLRGELVCSVKSFEQLEKEKQDLQNALDNTMERLQKQHQKDLEDMEHRLQVFYQVECDKIHLSYQEEANKCRALLQQQMEALEVSHKSMKVELEKGHVEQLQCVKQQHEQSLQELGNIHNQQLESLEASLKDAEAALSARIEVLTQENAAMIEKLTAEENKRIELAESQKDSHTVYLEQELESLKVVLDIKNKQLHQQEKKMMEIDKLMEKNVKLDESLKRVQQENEDLKARMERHAALSRQLSTEQAVLQQSLQKESKVNKRLSMENEELLWKLHNGDVSSPNKMSPTSTSPSHSFSFQSPRSPGACFSPPFSPR